One part of the Anopheles merus strain MAF chromosome 3L, AmerM5.1, whole genome shotgun sequence genome encodes these proteins:
- the LOC121599588 gene encoding putative eggshell protein: MRKVFLLSLLALALLVTVVNGDGKKKESSFEESGGSEHGADHHSKKGDKGDKGYEKKHGLEKSEKGSKGKEDHESHYGEEGGHKKESHDEGDHYKKHHEEKKGSKHGKKGHKKGHKKGSKTTGYHHKSHKDDYHKEHKFYDDHHKEGHHKKFGDFNEFHKKNGGEHKKGGHHESAHKEDKYAKKGHTDKGHFDDEHKGWKHKHGHESHFSHKDDFGKKGGKSGGSEHGYKKGDKGH, translated from the coding sequence ATGAGGAAAGTGTTCTTATTAAGCCTGCTTGCTCTGGCACTGCTTGTAACGGTGGTTAACGGCGATggaaagaagaaggaaagctCTTTTGAGGAAAGTGGTGGCAGCGAGCACGGTGCCGATCATCACTCGAAAAAAGGCGACAAAGGTGATAAGGGTTACGAAAAGAAGCACGGATTAGAAAAGTCGGAAAAGGGCAGCAAAGGCAAGGAAGATCACGAATCGCACTACGGCGAAGAAGGTGGCCATAAGAAGGAAAGCCACGACGAGGGTGATCACTACAAGAAGCACCATGAGGAAAAGAAGGGCTCTAAACACGGTAAAAAGGGGCACAAGAAGGGCCATAAGAAGGGCTCTAAGACGACTGGATATCATCACAAATCACACAAAGATGACTATCATAAGGAGCACAAGTTCTACGATGATCATCACAAGGAAGGCCATCATAAGAAGTTTGGCGATTTCAACGAGTTCCACAAGAAGAACGGAGGCGAACACAAAAAGGGGGGGCATCACGAGTCGGCCCACAAGGAGGACAAATATGCCAAAAAGGGCCACACGGATAAGGGACACTTCGATGATGAGCACAAAGGCTGGAAACACAAGCACGGGCACGAGTCACACTTTTCGCACAAGGATGATTTTGGCAAAAAGGGCGGAAAATCTGGCGGCAGCGAGCATGGGTACAAGAAGGGCGATAAAGGCCACTAG
- the LOC121599408 gene encoding exostosin-1: MQAKKRYILVIICCAFLGYCYLGGYRLKGLQALFRIRVLKNPDNLPCYHQLHYQYAESTDSSNQAQALPDDDLFTAPTYESRFRDVAPQPSFQRGGVIRRVTDEGGAMFKSCRMETCFDFSKCNDKNFYVYVYPPEPLNSLGAPPPISQNYQKIISAIQESRYYTTDPEQACLFVLGIDTLDRDSLSEDFVRNVPSRLQRLPHWNNGRNHIIFNLYSGTWPDYNENGLGFDPGQAILAKASMSIQSLRPGFDVSIPLFHKQFPLRGGNTGFVISNNFPANKKYLLAFKGKRYVHGIGSETRNSLFHLHNARDFVLVTTCKHGKSWRDLQDARCDEDNREYDRYDYETLLQNSTFCLVPRGRRLGSFRFLEVLQAGCIPVLLSNSWVLPFQSKIDWKQAAIWADERLLLQVPDIVRSISTSRILALRQQTQVLWERYFSSIEKIIFTTFEIIRERLPDYPHRNGLTWNTSPGALLTIPTFSDTHRRFPFLLDKLGHTPGLNYTAVIFVQIGTQLTPNSALYKLVKSITKSQYIDKILILWATDRSVPPKKRWPSTGHIPLHIISGSTSEDRPSISQRFYPHDQIETDAVLSLDEDAILNTDELDFAYQVWRDFPDRIVGYPARAHFWDDSKNAWGYTSKWTNYYSIVLTGAAFYHRYYNYLYTNWLSYLLLKTVQQSSNCEDILMNLLVSHVTRKPPIKVTQRKGYKDRESGRSPWNDPDHFIQRQSCLNTFAAVFGYMPLLRSNLRLDPVLYRDSVSNLRKKYRQIELVGS, from the exons ATGCAGGCAAAAAAACGCTACATTCTAGTGATAATCTGTTGCGCTTTCCTAGGGTACTGCTACCTGGGAGGCTATCGGCTGAAAGGATTGCAAGCGCTGTTTCGGATACGTGTGCTTAAAAATCCGGACAATCTACCATGCTATCACCAGCTGCACTACCAATACGCCGAAAGTACGGATTCATCAAATCAAGCGCAAGCATTACCAGACGATGATCTATTTACCGCTCCCACATACGAATCCCGATTCCGTGATGTAGCCCCTCAGCCGTCTTTCCAACGAGGTGGTGTTATACGGCGTGTGACTGATGAAGGAGGTGCGATGTTTAAATCCTGTCGCATGGAAACTTGCTTCGATTTTAGCAAATGTAACGATAAGAACTTTTACGTTTACGTGTACCCACCGGAGCCATTGAATTCGCTTGGTGCACCGCCGCCAATTAGTCAAAACTATCAAAAAATCATATCGGCCATTCAAGAAAGCCGCTACTATACGACTGATCCCGAGCAGGCCTGTCTGTTCGTGCTCGGCATTGATACACTTGATCGCGACTCGCTCAGTGAGGATTTTGTGCGTAACGTGCCGTCTCGCCTGCAACGGCTACCACACTGGAATAATGGGCGTAATCATATCATCTTTAACCTTTATTCGGGCACGTGGCCAGACTACAACGAGAATGGGCTCGGATTCGATCCGGGACAGGCAATCCTAGCTAAAGCCAGCATGAGCATCCAATCACTGCGACCCGGCTTTGACGTTAGTATTCCTCTTTTTCACAAGCAATTCCCGTTGCGTGGCGGCAATACAGGTTTCGTAATCAGTAACAACTTCCCAGCCAACAAGAAGTATCTACTTGCCTTCAAAGGTAAAAG GTACGTCCATGGTATTGGTTCTGAAACACGAAACTCGTTGTTTCACTTACATAACGCCCGAGATTTTGTATTAGTGACAACTTGCAAGCATGGGAAAAGTTGGCGAGATTTGCAGGATGCTCGATGTGACGAGGATAATCGAGAATACGATAG GTATGACTACGAAACATTATTACAGAATTCAACATTCTGCCTTGTGCCCAGAGGTCGTCGTTTAGGATCATTTAG GTTTCTGGAAGTGCTTCAGGCGGGTTGCATACCAGTGTTGCTTTCAAATTCATGGGTGTTACCGTTTCAGTCAAAAATTGACTGGAAGCAAGCTGCTATTTGGGCAGATGAAAGACTGTTGCTGCAA GTTCCAGATATCGTACGTTCCATCTCTACAAGCCGTATTCTAGCTTTACGTCAGCAGACACAAGTGCTTTGGGAGCGTTATTTTAGTtctattgaaaaaataatttttacaaCATTTGAG ATTATCCGTGAGAGACTGCCAGACTATCCTCATCGGAATGGACTGACTTGGAATACATCCCCAGGGGCACTATTGACTATTCCGACCTTTTCCGATACTCATCGCCGATTTCCGTTTCTGCTAGACAAACTTGGTCACACACCCGGACTGAACTATACCGCCGTAATATTTGTACAGATCGGTACGCAGCTTACACCAAACTCAGCTTTATACAAGCTAGTCAAAAGTATTACCAAAAGCCAATACATAGATAAG ATTTTAATTCTGTGGGCAACTGATAGATCTGTCCCGCCGAAGAAACGTTGGCCATCTACAGGTCACATTCCACTGCACATCATATCGGGCAGCACGAGCGAAGACCGGCCAAGCATATCCCAAAGATTCTACCCCCACGATCAAATCGAGACTGACGCCGTTTTGTCACTGGATGAAGATGCTATATTAAACACCGACGAGCTGGATTTTGCTTATCAGGTGTGGCGTGATTTTCCAGATCGCATCGTCGGCTATCCGGCGCGGGCACATTTTTGGGATGATTCCAAG AACGCATGGGGTTATACGTCCAAATGGACAAACTATTATTCGATCGTTTTAACTGGCGCCGCATTTTATCATCGTTACTATAATTATCTATACACTAACTGGTTGTCGTACCTGTTGTTAAAGACGGTACAACAATCGTCCAACTGTGAAGACATTCTCATGAATCTTCTTGTATCGCATGTCACTCGTAAACCTCCCATTAAGGTGACGCAGCGAAAAGGCTACAAAGATCGGGAGAGTGGAAG ATCTCCTTGGAATGATCCTGATCATTTTATACAGCGTCAGAGTTGTCTAAATACTTTTGCCGCAGTTTTTGG TTATATGCCTTTACTTAGGTCGAACCTGCGACTAGATCCTGTTTTGTATCGAGATTCGGTATCAAATTTGAGGAAAAAATACCGACAGATTGAGCTAGTCGGTAGCTAG
- the LOC121599255 gene encoding prestin, translated as MINQKAPLEDGRTSKEKPQYSELSYLVTRQCLQREDFNQLSQYERLKPTAFDSIGASVRNVKCLASVKGFFPILQWLPKYSIKNDLLSDMTAGLTVAVLQIPQGMAYGILAGVAANVGLYMAFFHSLVYAVFGTSRHISMGTFAVTSLMTAKIVATYSTVIPTLASNGTDVTVPDLIPTELGAVYTPIQVATATSFVAGIFYFIMSAARLGMLSSLLSEPLVSGFTTAAAVHVMVSQLKDLLGVSIPRYKGTFKVILSVRDIIDQTPNANLTAVYTSLVVILFMIFMNEYFKPWLSTKCRFPVPAELMAVVGGTVASYFIGLGPNFDVGLVGSIPTGLPAPEFPPLALIKAVAVDSIAVTIVGYSIVMSMGMIFAQKDNYEVRPNQELVALGFTNIVGSIFSCIPTACSLSRSLIQHQTGGKTQIAAVFSSMIILVVLLWVGPYFESLPRCVLAGIIVVALKGMLVQVYHIKKFHREGSLELFVWCVTFLSVVIIDIDIGLLIGVVISLISLYVKGWKTYYSLLGTVPDTAIYVDIGSHQKAEELPHIKIFKYTGSINFANKTNFKKALYKETKVHQRANVSLVPRYNGETTGLQSTKTVIIDLSSVPHVDTAACKMLTEVKTNLENLSIMLLLATPADCVYDALLHAESIGEGGFNIFPTIHDAVIFARGNDSSV; from the exons ATGATCAATCAAAAAGCCCCGCTGGAAGATGGCAG AACATCCAAAGAAAAGCCGCAATACAGTGAGCTGTCGTATCTCGTCACTCGGCAATGTCTTCAGCGAGAAGACTTTAATCAGCTTTCACAGTACGAAAGGCTAAAGCCCACTG CTTTTGATTCAATAGGAGCCTCAGTACGAAACGTAAAATGCCTTGCGTCCGTCAAAGGATTTTTTCCCATCTTACAATGGCTTCCTAAGTATTCGATCAAGAACGATCTTCTAAGCGATATGACAGCGGGTCTTACGGTCGCTGTACTTCAAATACCTCAGGGAATGGCGTATGGAATCTTGGCTGGCGTTGCCGCTAATGTAGGACTCTACATGGCTTTCTTTCACAGTCTTGTTTATGCTGTATTCGGCACGTCGCGTCATATATCGATGGGAACGTTCGCAGTCACCAGTTTAATGACTGCCAAAATTGTAGCGACCTACTCAACCGTTATACCAACGCTGGCT TCAAATGGAACTGATGTAACAGTGCCAGATCTAATTCCGACGGAGCTTGGTGCTGTATATACACCGATACAAGTAGCAACAGCCACATCTTTCGTGGCAGGTATATTTTAT TTTATCATGAGTGCAGCTCGGTTGGGAATGCTGTCGTCGCTCTTGAGTGAACCATTGGTCAGTGGTTTCACaacggctgctgctgtccaTGTGATGGTTAGCCAGTTGAAGGATCTGCTTGGTGTTTCTATACCACGATATAAAGGTACCTTCAAAGTTATACTTTCCGTACGCGACATCATCGATCAAACACCGAACGCAAACCTTACGGCCGTTTATACTTCTTTGGTTGTTATTCTGTTCATGATATTTATGAACGAATATTTCAAACCGTGGCTTTCTACCAAGTGTCGATTCCCGGTGCCAGCGGAATTGATGGCCGTGGTCGGTGGCACAGTGGCATCATACTTTATTGGGCTTGGTCCGAACTTCGATGTTGGTTTAGTTGGTTCCATACCGACCGG CCTTCCAGCACCGGAATTTCCGCCACTCGCGCTTATAAAAGCCGTCGCAGTTGATAGTATAGCAGTAACTATCGTCGGTTACTCGATCGTCATGTCAATGGGGATGATCTTTGCACAAAAGGACAACTATGAAGTACGCCCCAATCAGGAGCTAGTTGCACTCGGTTTTACCAACATTGTGGGATCCATATTCTCCTGCATACCTACCGCTTGCTCGCTGTCTCGATCGCTGATCCAGCACCAAACAGGAGGCAAGACGCAAATAGCAGCCGTCTTTTCTTCAATGATAATACTTGTAGTCTTACTTTGGGTTGGCCCGTATTTCGAAAGTTTGCCAAGATGTGTATTGGCAGGAATTATTGTCGTTGCCCTGAAAGGCATGCTAGTACAGGTGTACCACATCAAGAAATTCCATCGTGAAGGTAGCCTTGAGCTATTCGTTTGGTGTGTGACCTTTCTTTCCGTGGTCATTATCGACATTGACATTGGTTTACTGATAGGGGTAGTGATTTCTCTGATTTCTTTATACGTCAAAGGCTGGAAAACGTACTACAGCCTCCTCGGTACTGTTCCAGATACTGCCATCTATGTTGACATTGGAAGCCACCAAAAAGCGGAAGAGCTTCCACatataaaaatattcaaatacaCTGGTTCGATTAACTTTGCCAACAAGACTAATTTCAAGAAAGCTCTATACAAGGAAACCAAAGTTCATCAACGTGCCAATGTTTCTCTGGTCCCTCGATATAACGGCGAAACCACAGGTCTACAGTCCACCAAAACAGTCATTATCGATCTGAGTAGCGTACCACATGTTGATACTGCTGCGTGTAAAATGTTAACAGAAGTTAAAACCAACTTGGAAAATTTGTCCATTATGCTGCTTTTGGCCACTCCAGCCGACTGCGTATATGATGCATTGCTGCATGCGGAATCGATAGGAGAAGGAGGCTTTAACATTTTCCCCACCATACATGACGCTGTTATCTTCGCTCGGGGAAATGATTCATCTGTGTAG
- the LOC121599254 gene encoding acetylcholinesterase: protein MATIKKLLNNVLLFWILSIRLSGSQMQDATIVLSQGTLIGLKVFPETSRIPIYAYLGIPYAKPPVNELRFAPPVPSPGWNRTLYARDFKPICPQIENSSYEDLGIENQFRSRETNEDCLYLNIWIPETSIRYGGFPVLVMITGEEMAFDWNTNRASGLDLAADGIIVVTVQYRSNVFGWLSLGQKYAPGNLGLLDQQLALVWIKDNIQKFGGDTNRLTLLGHGTTGGPNVMIHMVSPQARGLFARAIIMSGTIYSPYSAVNADTKLSQEIIKILACNYDVGKNVLKCLQQKSIHDLLRAYEYIYRNGNYTINLGPIIDHYLPFEKRYIVDDPQKLFTAKALIREDMPILFGITSNEGGFLYSKWIELARQSIDSLKKYINETLLPNIIERYKFQGAGQDQIRETIHWRYFEQIPQTTAHHIHAIIKIISETRHEIPFYKTLKALGTKKQSNRQLSVGTIEDDIANIQGESKAAMQHNASYVYAYLFHHPNSMDMRGRINFFGGASHSSDLPFLMGPSLYREIGRRRLSLVEDKLCKKMRSLFTEFIKDGNPTPGRQFDSWTPYSVELKYIKLISAKPESFHRNDHSSLENTFEDNLQEIEENVIGITGLEEQSSSINNSKNPYNLNPNIQADQENARTSKNAIYLAGARDSEYFYYLQRMDSFWDQFLPKLSQIMNETNQEKLRNRRIDLTLEEEQDIFRETAAASKYKHAFFSMLTLVCMLLGVLCICVYILKKNTNTSLSSIL, encoded by the exons ATGGCAACAATTAAAAAGCTTCTTAACAACGTACTATTGTTTTGGATTCTATCAATTCGACTATCTGGAAGCCAAATGCAAGATGCAACCATCGTACTAAGCCAAGGAACTCTTATTGGG CTCAAAGTCTTTCCCGAGACATCACGCATACCCATATATGCGTACCTTGGGATTCCATATGCAAAGCCTCCCGTCAATGAGCTACGATTTGCTCCCCCCGTACCGAGTCCAGGATGGAATAGAACTTTGTATGCTCGTGACTTTAAACCGATTTGTCCACAAATCGAAAACAGCAGCTACGAAGATTTGGGAATTGAAAATCAGTTTCGATCACGTGAAACTAACGAAGATTGTCTGTACTTGAACATATGGATTCCCGAAACATCAATACGTTACGGAGGCTTCCCGGTGTTGGTAATGATAACAGGCGAGGAAATGGCATTCGACTGGAACACTAATCGGGCAAGCGGTCTCGATCTTGCGGCAGATGGTATTATCGTAGTAACTGTACAGTACCGAAGCAATGTGTTTGGGTGGTTATCGCTCGGTCAAAAATATGCTCCAGGAAACCTTGGTCTACTGGATCAACAATTGGCACTTGTCTGGATAAAGGATAATATACAAAAATTTGGTGGTGATACGAATCGATTAACACTACTTGGACATGGTACCACCGGTGGACCAAATGTAATGATCCACATGGTTAGCCCGCAAGCAAGAGGCCTATTTGCGCGGGCTATCATAATGTCTGGCACAATCTATTCTCCGTATTCGGCGGTGAACGCCGACACCAAACTTTCTCaagaaatcattaaaataCTGGCCTGCAACTATGACGTTGgaaaaaatgtattgaaatGCCTACAGCAGAAGAGCATTCACGATCTTCTACGTGCTTATGAGTACATCTATCGTAACGGAAACTACACTATCAATCTCGGACCAATTATAGACCACTACCTACCTTTCGAAAAACGGTATATTGTTGATGATCCTCAAAAATTGTTCACAGCGAAGGCTCTCATCAGAGAAGACATGCCCATTCTTTTTGGTATAACTAGCAACGAAGGCGGATTTTTGTACAGCAAATGGATTGAGTTAGCACGTCAAAGTATTGATTCGCTAAAGAAGTATATTAATGAAACGCTTCTACCTAATATCATCGAACGGTACAAGTTTCAAGGAGCGGGCCAAGATCAA ATACGTGAAACCATACATTGGCGTTACTTTGAACAAATACCCCAGACAACAGCGCATCATATACACgctattattaaaattatttcggAAACACGACACGAAATACCTTTCTATAAAACTCTCAAAGCCCTCGGAACCAAAAAACAATCTAATAGACAACTGTCCGTCGGAACGATAGAGGACGATATAGCAAATATACAGGGCGAGAGCAAAGCTGCAATGCAACATAACGCCAGTTACGTTTATGCATATCTTTTCCATCACCCCAATTCGATGGACATGAGGGGTAGAATTAACTTTTTCGGAGGAGCATCTCATTCATCGGATTTACCTTTCCTCATGGGACCAAGCCTTTACAGAGAAATTGGGCGCAGGCGCTTATCGCTGGTTGAAGACAAATTGTGCAAGAAAATGCGATCTTTATTTACGGAATTCATTAAAGACGG CAATCCAACACCTGGTCGGCAATTTGATTCCTGGACACCATATAGCGTTGAACTCAAATACATCAAGTTGATCTCCGCAAAACCGGAGTCTTTTCATCGAAATGATCACTCATCATtagaaaatacatttgaaGATAATTTAcaagaaattgaagaaaacGTTATTGGTATAACAGGATTGGAAGAACAATCTTCCAGCATAAATAACTCCAAAAACCCTTACAATCTTAATCCTAACATTCAGGCAGACCAAGAAAACGCGAGAACGTCTAAAAATGCTATTTATCTAGCTGGCGCAAGAGATTCTGAGTATTTTTACTATCTGCAGAGAATGGACAGTTTCTGGGACCAATTTCTTCCAAAGCTCAGCCAAATTATGAATGAAACAAACCAAGAGAAACTTCGTAATCGCCGAATTGATTTAACACTTGAGGAAGAGCAAGATATATTCCGAGAAACAGCAGCTGCTTCCAAATATAAGCATGCCTTTTTTTCTATGCTTACATTAGTATGTATGCTGTTGGGAGTTCTTTGTATTTGCGTCTacattttaaagaaaaacacgAACACCAGTTTGTCGAGCATATTATGA